The following proteins are encoded in a genomic region of Dialister hominis:
- a CDS encoding IS30 family transposase, which yields MDQNHFTTDTLRKKGAHLTFEERVIIQTRLRDKQSYRSIAREIGCCVNTVRNEVKRGKVLCYNGKVERYRAADGQSTYEAHRENCGRKCDAIAKGAFLDYVQKRLQEHHWSLDACFGRALVTGEFQRGEMVCTKTLYNYVTLGLLGKIKSIDLPLRVKRKNARKRVRERKKKFGRSIDERDPSVDERQDFGHWECDLVLGSRSKDEVLLTLVERKTRCSLIRKLPNKESASVIAAFRKLKDGMFRGCFSRVFLSITTDNGSEFSSLSELEKLSHTRIYYAHPYCSSDKCTNENHNGLFRRFLPKGKKIQDYPVEHISRVECWANTLPRKILGYKTPEECFREEMLAALTV from the coding sequence ATGGATCAAAATCATTTTACCACGGATACGTTACGCAAAAAAGGGGCTCATTTAACTTTTGAGGAACGAGTCATTATCCAAACGCGTCTCCGCGACAAGCAATCGTATCGGAGCATAGCCCGTGAGATTGGGTGCTGTGTCAATACGGTACGCAACGAGGTGAAGCGTGGCAAGGTTCTTTGCTATAACGGCAAGGTGGAACGCTATCGCGCAGCAGACGGGCAAAGCACCTATGAGGCGCATCGCGAAAACTGTGGTCGCAAATGCGACGCCATAGCAAAGGGAGCATTCCTCGACTATGTGCAGAAGAGACTTCAGGAACATCACTGGTCGCTCGATGCCTGCTTTGGCAGGGCACTGGTTACGGGAGAATTTCAACGTGGCGAGATGGTCTGTACGAAAACCCTGTACAACTATGTCACGCTGGGGCTCCTAGGAAAAATCAAGAGTATTGACCTGCCCTTGCGCGTCAAGCGAAAAAACGCCAGGAAGCGGGTTCGTGAGCGTAAGAAGAAGTTCGGCCGCAGTATAGATGAGCGCGATCCTTCTGTGGATGAGCGTCAGGATTTCGGGCATTGGGAGTGTGACCTTGTACTGGGATCTCGCTCAAAGGACGAAGTACTGCTGACTCTGGTTGAGCGCAAGACACGCTGTTCCCTCATCAGAAAACTGCCCAACAAGGAAAGTGCCTCTGTAATAGCAGCCTTCAGAAAATTGAAGGATGGAATGTTCCGCGGCTGTTTCAGCCGAGTGTTCCTCAGCATTACGACAGACAATGGCAGTGAGTTTTCTAGCCTGTCGGAGCTAGAGAAACTAAGTCACACACGGATCTATTATGCGCATCCGTACTGCTCCAGCGACAAATGTACGAATGAGAATCACAACGGCTTATTCCGTCGATTTCTTCCCAAAGGGAAGAAAATCCAGGATTACCCAGTGGAACACATTTCCAGAGTAGAGTGCTGGGCCAACACCCTGCCAAGAAAAATACTCGGCTATAAGACACCCGAGGAGTGTTTTAGGGAAGAAATGCTTGCAGCACTTACTGTATAA
- the pyrF gene encoding orotidine-5'-phosphate decarboxylase translates to MEEEKEIYKADDRLIVALDVDSFDSMKALVDELGDLVSYYKVGMELYYSAGSATIHYLKEHGKKVFLDLKLHDIPNTVGHSVASVTRLGVNLITVHAGGGRAMMQAAARYAKITADELEVERPKILAVTVLTSFDDKGWQEIGGHLPIQDHVLELASLAKEAGVDGVVASPKEATSIREMAGDDFLIVTPGIRPAFAQTDDQKRIATPSQAFKDGASMLVIGRPITQAIDPKAATRLILKEIKENA, encoded by the coding sequence ATGGAAGAAGAAAAGGAAATCTATAAAGCGGATGATCGTCTGATCGTAGCGCTTGACGTAGATTCTTTTGACAGTATGAAAGCGCTTGTTGATGAGTTAGGTGATCTGGTTTCCTATTATAAAGTAGGAATGGAACTCTATTATAGTGCCGGCAGCGCAACGATCCATTATTTGAAGGAACATGGGAAAAAGGTGTTCCTGGATCTAAAGCTGCATGACATTCCGAATACGGTGGGACACAGCGTCGCTTCCGTTACCAGATTAGGCGTAAATCTTATTACGGTCCATGCTGGAGGCGGAAGAGCCATGATGCAGGCTGCTGCGCGTTATGCCAAAATAACCGCTGATGAATTAGAAGTGGAAAGACCAAAGATTCTGGCAGTAACAGTTCTTACCAGCTTTGATGATAAAGGCTGGCAGGAAATCGGAGGACATCTTCCGATCCAGGATCATGTACTTGAACTGGCATCCCTTGCCAAGGAGGCAGGCGTTGACGGTGTCGTAGCATCCCCGAAGGAAGCAACTTCCATCCGTGAGATGGCTGGAGATGATTTTCTCATCGTTACGCCGGGCATACGTCCTGCATTTGCACAGACGGATGACCAGAAGCGTATAGCAACGCCATCCCAGGCATTTAAAGACGGAGCTTCAATGCTGGTCATTGGCCGTCCTATTACACAGGCAATTGATCCGAAGGCAGCAACCCGCCTGATTTTAAAAGAGATAAAGGAGAATGCATGA
- the pyrE gene encoding orotate phosphoribosyltransferase, with protein sequence MMNEKEVETLLKETKAILEGHFLLTSGLHSPLYVEKFNVLQHPEYTEKLCREIAEHFKDQGIETVIGPATGGIILSQVTARILGVRSIFTERENGKMTLRRGFTIAPGEKVLIVEDIVTTGSSIKEVVDVVNKAGGDIVGIGLLVNRSGGKADFGVPQEKVFPLLNLTVPTYDPKDCPLCKAGVPLTERGSHHLKK encoded by the coding sequence ATGATGAATGAGAAGGAAGTAGAAACTTTACTAAAGGAAACCAAAGCTATTTTAGAGGGACATTTTCTTCTGACCAGCGGCCTCCACAGCCCGCTTTATGTAGAAAAATTCAACGTTCTCCAGCATCCTGAATACACAGAAAAACTTTGCAGGGAAATTGCAGAACATTTCAAGGACCAGGGAATCGAAACAGTTATCGGACCGGCTACCGGCGGAATTATCCTCTCGCAGGTTACTGCAAGAATCCTTGGAGTCAGATCCATTTTTACAGAACGTGAAAATGGCAAGATGACACTCAGACGCGGATTCACCATTGCGCCAGGTGAAAAAGTGCTGATTGTTGAAGATATCGTTACCACCGGCAGCTCCATCAAAGAAGTCGTGGATGTAGTCAATAAGGCAGGCGGAGATATCGTAGGCATCGGCCTTCTGGTCAACCGCTCCGGCGGCAAGGCAGACTTTGGAGTTCCACAGGAAAAAGTGTTCCCGCTCCTGAATCTGACAGTCCCGACCTATGATCCGAAAGACTGCCCGCTGTGCAAGGCCGGAGTTCCTCTGACTGAACGCGGAAGCCATCACTTGAAAAAATAA